Genomic segment of Peribacillus frigoritolerans:
TTTTGGAATCTTTCTACGCTTTTCAATCTCCCAATTGGCAGGATATTGATTATTCAGATCTATACCGCGTATATTGGCTTTCCAAGCATAAAAGGCAGGATTGCCATTGTTTATTTTTAAAACATCGACCTTCCCCTCTGCCGCCTCCTCCCCCTTTAGGACAAGCTCGACTCCATCCGGATTCACCATTGGAACCATCGAAATGGTCATATCCCGATAGAAGGGCATACAATCCATTCCGCAAAGTGTACGATCATTCGTTACTGCCAGCAGAAAATCATTCAGCCATTTCATCAAAACCGCCGAAGTGATCCATTCATTAGCATGGAATGAACCGTTATAATGTATGATCTTATCGCCTTGACCGATCCTTACCTCAAGGAGTTCTTTTCCCAACACACTCCTCCCAATCGATTCAACCTTAATAAAGGGGTAATGAAAAGATAGAGTATCAAGATCGTCAAGAAGTGATTGATAATCATAGGGCTTGTCGGTGACAATCATGGGATTCATGACCCGGACGGGTACGGAAAAAGGTTTTTGTCCACCTTGATTCAACAATGATACCCCATCGATGGGCAGGTGATATTGTAAAGCGATTTCGGCTAAATCGATATCTAACCGGGACTCTTCCTGAACAATGTATCCAGGTATCTGTACTTCCATGCCATTTGGCAAAACCCCGCCAGTAATGGCGGGATTGGCATCCTCTATCAAAACCCGGGGAATTTGGAACAATTGACTGTAATATGCCAAATCATCCCCGCTTCTGCTCACGACTTTCATTCAGCCTCCGCCCCTTTCATTGTTTTATCTTTATGAAGGGAAAAACAGAAAGATGTTCAGGAAGTCTCTTGTTTCATAATTGTAATGGGTACTGATTCTCCTGAAAAAACGAAAAAACCTGGATTGCGCCAGGTATCAGTAGACAAACTCGATGAAAATCTCCTACCGTTTTTTTAGGTTTTGTGCAATTTGAACGTCGATTTCCTCTTCAGGCACTCGCTTTCCGCGGGCGGTCCGGGAGCCTCCTCGGCGCCTTTGCGCCTGCGGGGTCTCCCCTAGACTCGCTTTTCTAAGCAGGAGTCTCGTATTACGTTCCAATCAACTTTGTTTTACCTTTTAGATAGAACACTTTTGTCCACAGTCTTTTTTGTTTAGTATTAAAACTTGAGGTGACTAAAGATTCTTTCAAAACATGATTGTATTCAGCGATATCGGCTTGAAATGATTACTTTAGATAATTGATCCATTTAAAACGTTATTTTTAGCCAGTACAATCGTAACACCAGATACCACCTCGATACCTTTTTGTCTACAAACTGAAACCTGGATTGCGCCAGGTTTCTTTTTTCAACGTTGCTCATAAAATCGGAGCAAATCCCCGTAAATGATTTTGTCGGAGTAATCAAGCTCTTGTTTCGCCTTTTCCAAATACTTCTCACATGAAACTTTTTCAGTCGCCGCTCCAGTCTTTTTATCATAGCAGGTATCCATCGTATAGAGATAATCCTTCGTGATGAAACTGCTATCGCGAAGAACGGTGAATTCTAATTTCTCTTCAGAAAATAGATCTTTGCCGAATTCGATATAATCATCATTATCAATCCCCAATAAATGAAGGAGTGTCGGCCTTACATCAATTTGGCCGGAAACGGTGGAAATCGTTTTTCCCTTCTGACCGGGGATATGTATGATGAGCGGGACACGCTGAAGTTGGATGGATTCGAAAGGCGTGATTTCCTTCCCAAGGAACTGGCTCATGGCAGAGTTGTGATTTTCCGAAATTCCATAATGGTCCCCATATAGCACAATTATGGAATCATCATATAATCCATCACGTTTCAAATCGCCGACAAATCGTTCCAAGGCTTCGTCCGTATAACGTACGGTCGGAAAATATTGATTCAATGTTTTGGAATTGGAATCGTATGGCTCCAATGTCCGGTCTTCCTCATTCAAAGTGAATGGGAAATGATTGGTTAACGTTATGAACTTGGCATAAAAAGGCTCAGGCATCCTCTTCAAGTGAGAGATTGATTGTTTGAAGAAAGATTTATCATTCAAACCCCAATTGATGGAATTCCCTTCAGAGACATTGTATTCATCACTGTCATAAAACCGCTGGTATCCAAGAGAATCATACATTATGTCACGATTCCAAAAGCTTTTATTATTGGCATGCAAGGAAGCCGTATAGTAACCTTTTTCCGTTAAGATTTCGGGGGTGGCTTTGTATTCATTTTGGGCATGAGTGAAAAATACTGCACCTCTACCTAAAGGATAGAGGGAATTCTCAATAATGAATTCTGAATCGGATGTTTTCCCCTGGCCAGTTTGGTGATAAAAGTTATTGAAATAATAGCTTTCTTTAATGAATTCGTTCAGAAAAGGAGTGATTTCTTCACCGTTGACAGTTTTATTGATGACAAAGCTTTGAGTGGATTCCAATGATACAAGTATCACATTTTTGCCTTTTGCCAGACCATAGAGATCATCATTAACCTCTTTTTGATTGGCACGGACATAATTTTCAATTTCCGACAATTCACTGCCGTCCGCAAGGGCACGTTGAGCTGATGATTTCGTCTGT
This window contains:
- a CDS encoding LTA synthase family protein; translation: MKRVFKKQGYSLFWAVFISLWLKTYIAYKTSFEIDIDNWLQEFILFINPVSFLLLTLGVHIFLKENRRTAYLLIMSFSITFILFANLVFFRFFNDFLTIPVLFQTSNMNDLGSSVHELINPSDLLYFADILFLMLLLKYKPKTFHECRYNPKDRKFFMLIALGVTFFNLALAEAARPELLTRTFDREILVKNIGTYHYHLYDAILQTKSSAQRALADGSELSEIENYVRANQKEVNDDLYGLAKGKNVILVSLESTQSFVINKTVNGEEITPFLNEFIKESYYFNNFYHQTGQGKTSDSEFIIENSLYPLGRGAVFFTHAQNEYKATPEILTEKGYYTASLHANNKSFWNRDIMYDSLGYQRFYDSDEYNVSEGNSINWGLNDKSFFKQSISHLKRMPEPFYAKFITLTNHFPFTLNEEDRTLEPYDSNSKTLNQYFPTVRYTDEALERFVGDLKRDGLYDDSIIVLYGDHYGISENHNSAMSQFLGKEITPFESIQLQRVPLIIHIPGQKGKTISTVSGQIDVRPTLLHLLGIDNDDYIEFGKDLFSEEKLEFTVLRDSSFITKDYLYTMDTCYDKKTGAATEKVSCEKYLEKAKQELDYSDKIIYGDLLRFYEQR
- a CDS encoding M14 family metallopeptidase; the encoded protein is MKVVSRSGDDLAYYSQLFQIPRVLIEDANPAITGGVLPNGMEVQIPGYIVQEESRLDIDLAEIALQYHLPIDGVSLLNQGGQKPFSVPVRVMNPMIVTDKPYDYQSLLDDLDTLSFHYPFIKVESIGRSVLGKELLEVRIGQGDKIIHYNGSFHANEWITSAVLMKWLNDFLLAVTNDRTLCGMDCMPFYRDMTISMVPMVNPDGVELVLKGEEAAEGKVDVLKINNGNPAFYAWKANIRGIDLNNQYPANWEIEKRRKIPKAPAPRDFPGETALSEPEALAMKELAMKRNFERVLALHTQGKEFYWGYEGHEPEEAANVAREFEERSGYRAVQYVDSHAGYKDWFIQEFKRGGFTIELGKGINPLPLSHLPGIYEDTVKILVAGLYM